A stretch of the Streptococcus suis genome encodes the following:
- a CDS encoding ATP-dependent metallopeptidase FtsH/Yme1/Tma family protein yields the protein MNNQPNKGFIKNPFLIILVIATLVTAFQFFNADQQVATQEISYSQVITELKNDNVSEITYQPDSSVIEITGTYKEEQEANDELASSIKLFQVSSTIKYKNFKALILPSETSLSELQTLAGENGVKVTVKPESTNGLWFSILINLVPLIIFGVFFMMMMNQGGGGARGAMNFGRNKAKALEQSNIKVRFSDVAGAEEEKQELVEVVEFLKDPKRFTKLGARIPAGVLLEGPPGTGKTLLAKAVAGEAGVPFFSISGSDFVEMFVGVGASRVRSLFEDAKKVAPAIIFIDEIDAVGRQRGVGMGGGNDEREQTLNQLLIEMDGFEGNEGIIVIAATNRSDVLDPALLRPGRFDRKVLVGRPDVKGREAILKVHAKNKPLAADVDLKLVAQQTPGFVGADLENVLNEAALVAARRNKTIIDASDIDEAEDRVIAGPSKKDRKVSAKERELVAYHEAGHTIVGLVLSNAREVHKVTIVPRGRAGGYMIALPKEDQMLLSKDDMKEQLAGLMGGRVAEEIIFNTQTTGASNDFEQATQMARAMVAEYGMSEKMGPMQYEGNHAMFGGQTTQKYISERTAYELDNEVRDLLNEARNKAADIIQSNRETHKLIAEALLKYETLDSVQIKSLYETGKMPEHTEHGEDDVHPLSYDEIKNKMNDQ from the coding sequence ATGAACAATCAACCAAATAAAGGATTTATAAAAAATCCTTTTCTCATTATTCTCGTTATAGCGACCTTGGTTACAGCTTTTCAATTTTTTAATGCTGATCAACAGGTTGCAACACAAGAAATTAGCTATTCACAAGTCATTACGGAATTAAAAAATGACAATGTATCTGAAATTACATATCAACCTGATTCAAGTGTCATCGAAATAACAGGTACATATAAAGAAGAACAAGAAGCTAATGATGAACTCGCATCTTCTATCAAATTATTCCAAGTCTCTAGTACAATTAAATATAAAAACTTTAAGGCTCTAATACTTCCATCTGAAACAAGTTTGTCAGAATTACAAACACTTGCGGGTGAAAATGGTGTTAAAGTTACAGTTAAACCAGAGAGTACAAATGGCTTATGGTTTAGTATCTTGATAAATCTTGTTCCACTCATTATTTTTGGTGTATTTTTCATGATGATGATGAACCAAGGTGGCGGTGGAGCACGCGGAGCAATGAACTTTGGTCGAAACAAAGCTAAAGCTCTAGAACAAAGCAATATAAAAGTACGTTTCTCAGACGTCGCAGGTGCAGAAGAAGAAAAACAAGAACTGGTAGAAGTTGTTGAATTCTTGAAAGATCCTAAACGTTTCACGAAATTAGGTGCTCGTATTCCTGCCGGCGTCCTTTTAGAGGGCCCTCCGGGAACAGGTAAAACACTACTTGCTAAAGCTGTGGCTGGTGAAGCCGGTGTACCATTCTTTTCTATTTCAGGTTCTGATTTTGTTGAAATGTTTGTTGGTGTTGGTGCTAGTCGTGTACGTTCACTTTTTGAAGATGCTAAAAAAGTAGCCCCAGCCATTATTTTCATCGATGAAATTGATGCCGTTGGTCGCCAACGTGGCGTCGGCATGGGTGGCGGTAATGATGAACGCGAACAAACTCTTAACCAACTCTTGATTGAAATGGATGGTTTTGAAGGAAACGAAGGAATTATTGTTATTGCTGCAACAAACCGTAGTGATGTACTTGATCCAGCTTTGCTTCGTCCAGGGCGTTTTGACCGTAAAGTATTGGTTGGCCGTCCAGATGTTAAAGGTCGCGAAGCTATTCTTAAGGTTCATGCTAAAAATAAACCACTTGCAGCAGACGTTGATTTAAAATTAGTAGCACAACAAACACCAGGTTTTGTTGGAGCTGATTTAGAGAATGTTCTAAACGAAGCTGCACTTGTTGCAGCTCGACGAAATAAAACGATTATTGATGCATCTGATATTGATGAAGCAGAAGATCGTGTCATTGCAGGTCCATCTAAGAAAGATCGTAAGGTGTCTGCTAAAGAACGTGAATTAGTTGCCTATCATGAAGCGGGACACACTATTGTAGGTCTTGTTTTATCAAACGCTCGTGAGGTACATAAAGTAACTATCGTCCCACGTGGTCGTGCAGGAGGTTACATGATTGCACTACCTAAGGAAGACCAAATGCTTCTTTCAAAAGATGATATGAAAGAACAATTGGCAGGCCTTATGGGTGGACGTGTAGCAGAAGAAATTATCTTCAATACACAGACCACAGGAGCGTCAAACGACTTCGAACAAGCAACGCAGATGGCGCGTGCAATGGTTGCAGAGTATGGTATGAGTGAAAAAATGGGTCCAATGCAGTATGAAGGGAACCATGCAATGTTTGGTGGTCAAACCACTCAGAAATATATTTCAGAACGGACTGCTTATGAATTAGATAATGAAGTCAGAGACTTATTAAATGAAGCTCGAAACAAAGCAGCAGATATTATCCAGTCAAACCGTGAAACGCATAAACTCATCGCTGAGGCATTGCTCAAATATGAAACACTTGACAGTGTCCAAATAAAATCACTCTATGAAACAGGCAAAATGCCTGAGCATACCGAACATGGTGAGGACGATGTCCATCCACTTTCATACGATGAGATAAAAAATAAAATGAATGATCAGTAA